A stretch of the Cheilinus undulatus linkage group 11, ASM1832078v1, whole genome shotgun sequence genome encodes the following:
- the LOC121517167 gene encoding uncharacterized protein LOC121517167 isoform X1, translated as MTAEDYRRYFCAWTRNDQIVYEEYFSLVSDVGSDPHQPQPRPCRSGLDQLLMYGSFTLKLLLLVVGSGLLLQRLKQTCRKQERPETEEAPQYENGTWLQRVEGAGSDPGGAGCQITVVNRV; from the exons ATGACAGCTGAGGACTACAGGCGTTATTTCTGTGCCTGGACGAGGAATGATCAAATCGTGTATGAGGAGTATTTCAGCCTGGTCTCAG ATGTGGGATCAGACCCCCACCAACCACAGCCTCGTCCCTGTAGAAGCGGTCTGGATCAGCTGCTCATGTACGGCTCCTTCACCCTGAAGCTTCTCTTGCTGGTTGTAG GTTCAGGTCTTCTGCTTCAGCGTCTGAAGCAGACGTGCAGGAAGCAGGAGCGCCCAGAGACGGAGGAGGCTCCACAG TATGAGAACGGCACCTGGCTGCAGCGTGTGGAAGGGGCGGGGTCAGATCCAGGCGGCGCTGGATGTCAGATCACCGTGGTTAACCGTGTCTAG
- the LOC121517167 gene encoding uncharacterized protein LOC121517167 isoform X2, translating to MVLLQIFILVFLVCVQAKDQTEVRVHLGQNVTLNCSVADRELYWYMEIHSGFRCCIVHTFGPRSFVLYVFPFSQVKFNIAGSRLVVLNITAEDYRHYFCAWKEKGEIVFGDSFILVSDVGSDPHQPQPRPCRSGLDQLLMYGSFTLKLLLLVVGSGLLLQRLKQTCRKQERPETEEAPQYENGTWLQRVEGAGSDPGGAGCQITVVNRV from the exons ATGGTTCTGCTCCAGATCTTCATCCTTGTCTTTCTGGTTTGTGTCCAGGCCAAAGACCAGACTGAGGTCAGAGTTCACCTTGGTCAGAACGTCACGTTAAACTGCTCTGTGGCAGACCGGGAACTTTACTGGTACATGGAGATCCACAGCGGCTTCAGATGCTGCATCGTACACACTTTTGGTCCACGGTCATTTGTTCTCTACGTGTTTCCATTTTCACAAGTAAAGTTCAACATCGCAGGAAGCAGACTGGTGGTACTAAACATCACAGCTGAGGACTACAGGCATTACTTCTGTGCCTGGAAGGAGAAAGGTGAAATTGTGTTTGGGGACTCTTTCATCCTGGTCTCAG ATGTGGGATCAGACCCCCACCAACCACAGCCTCGTCCCTGTAGAAGCGGTCTGGATCAGCTGCTCATGTACGGCTCCTTCACCCTGAAGCTTCTCTTGCTGGTTGTAG GTTCAGGTCTTCTGCTTCAGCGTCTGAAGCAGACGTGCAGGAAGCAGGAGCGCCCAGAGACGGAGGAGGCTCCACAG TATGAGAACGGCACCTGGCTGCAGCGTGTGGAAGGGGCGGGGTCAGATCCAGGCGGCGCTGGATGTCAGATCACCGTGGTTAACCGTGTCTAG